One Carassius auratus strain Wakin unplaced genomic scaffold, ASM336829v1 scaf_tig00217318, whole genome shotgun sequence genomic region harbors:
- the LOC113100638 gene encoding cytochrome P450 3A30-like, translating into MSYGLFFSAETWALLILFVTLLFIYGSWPHGVFKKLGIPGPKPLPFFGTMLEYRKGFHNFDMECFKKNGRVWGIYDARQPVLCIMDLSIIKTILVKECYSLFTNRRNFRLNGPLYDAVSIVEDDDWRRIRSVLSPSFTSGRLKEMFGIMKTHSHTLVDNLGKTATRGEAVEIKEFFGAYSMDVVTSTAFSVDIDSLNNPKDPFVTNIKKMLKFDFLNPLFLFTALFPFITPVLDKMDYAFFPTSVTDYFYAALKKIKSERVAKDHKKKRVDFLQLMVDSQTEGKTEHGSSEEHPEKGLSDHEILSQSMIFIFAGYETSSSTLSFFFYNLATNPEAMKKLQEEIDQTFPNKAPVDYEGVMNMEYLDAALNESLRLFPVAGRLERVCKKTVDINGLLIPKDMVVMIPTYVLHRDPDYWSDPESFKPERFTKDNKESIDPYMYMPFGLGPRNCIGMRFAQVTMKLAIVEILQRFDVSVCDQTQVPLELGISGFLSPKEAIKLKFKPRKVSLSEDICNNNTS; encoded by the exons ATGAGCTACGGTCTGTTCTTCTCTGCTGAAACATGGGCTCTGCTCATACTGTTTGTGACACTTCTGTTCAT ATATGGATCCTGGCCTCATGGTGTCTTCAAGAAGTTGGGGATCCCGGGGCCCAAACCTCTGCCGTTCTTCGGAACCATGCTGGAATATAGAAAG GGGTTTCACAACTTCGATATGGAGTGTTTCAAGAAGAACGGACGAGTCTGGGG TATTTACGATGCGAGGCAGCCTGTTCTGTGCATCATGGACCTATCCATCATCAAAACCATCCTGGTTAAAGAATGCTACTCTCTCTTCACCAACAGAAGG AACTTCCGTCTGAACGGGCCGCTGTACGATGCCGTGTCCATCGTAGAAGACGACGACTGGAGGAGGATCCGCAGCGTCCTCTCGCCCTCCTTCACCAGCGGGAGGTTAAAGGAG ATGTTCGGTATCATGaagactcactctcacactctggTTGATAATCTGGGGAAAACAGCAACGCGAGGAGAAGCGGTGGAAATTAAAGA GTTCTTCGGGGCGTACAGTATGGATGTGGTGACCAGCACAGCGTTCAGCGTCGACATCGACTCCCTCAACAACCCTAAAGACCCATTTGTGACCAACATCAAGAAAATGCTGAAGTTTGACTTTCTGAACCCTCTGTTCCTGTTCACAG CTTTATTTCCTTTCATCACACCTGTCCTGGACAAAATGGATTATGCCTTTTTCCCAACATCCGTGACCGATTACTTCTACGCTGCCTTAAAGAAGATCAAGTCCGAAAGAGTGGCCAAGGACCACAAGAAG AAGCGAGTGGACTTCCTGCAGCTGATGGTCGACTCTCAGACAGAAGGGAAAACTGAGCATGGAAGCAGCGAGGAACACCCAGAGAAAG GTCTGAGTGACCACGAGATCCTCTCACAGTCCATGATCTTCATCTTCGCCGGGTACGAGACCAGCAGCAGCACTCTGTCCTTCTTCTTCTACAATCTGGCAACCAACCCAGAGGCCATGAAGAAACTGCAGGAGGAGATCGACCAGACCTTCCCTAATAAG GCTCCAGTGGACTATGAAGGCGTCATGAACATGGAGTATCTGGATGCGGCTCTGAATGAGTCTCTGCGCCTGTTCCCCGTCGCTGGTCGACTTGAGCGGGTCTGTAAGAAAACGGTGGACATCAATGGCCTCCTTATCCCTAAAGACATGGTGGTGATGATTCCCACATATGTCCTCCACAGAGACCCAGATTATTGGAGCGACCCGGAGAGCTTCAAACCCGAGAG GTTCACTAAAGACAACAAGGAGTCGATCGACCCCTACATGTACATGCCCTTCGGTCTGGGGCCCAGGAACTGCATCGGGATGAGGTTTGCTCAGGTGACCATGAAGCTGGCCATCGTGGAGATCCTGCAGAGGTTCGACGTCTCTGTGTGTGACCAGACTCAG GTTCCTCTGGAGCTTGGCATCAGCGGTTTCCTTTCTCCCAAAGAGGCCATTAAACTCAAGTTCAAGCCTCGGAAGGTTTCCCTCTCAGAAGATATCTGTAACAACAACACATCGTAG
- the LOC113100642 gene encoding general transcription factor 3C polypeptide 1-like: MRGYYTPILRSQTHNSNSTDSIMVNTCNVHLRLRQTPAHTLFSSSAAALSALSPCTPPSLPPFFTRTYRSAPVDLQLFLERCVSLLGYGAQDVQALTEITRAVEEGAEFGVDRQDLCERFIHLDQPEDGRSRTLLQYIQDLVDGEQLVEAGALSQRLVCAEAASHWLLHTRCESVQIQQASPTRSPAPDSAHDTPPPTEGQPVESELQETVTEDPVSMDTAVNQTVAMEPVSTDTAENRSVSMELDAEEVVAMEEVVHKDDGGSEQHISDDKGVGLNTSPAPSPMKDGAEGAADLDTHGSLRFVSRPWRVVDGSLNRPVCKGMLESLLLHIMSSPALLEAQLLQHYSQVLQPVVVLELLQVLVDVGCVKKRYTIQQHKPSLFSKPRAPQVKGQAEVSLRDAGTVFYEPTVDCVLRLARVFPHELNWNRWVQLCLRS; this comes from the exons ATGAGGGGATATTACACACCCATCCTGCGCTCTCAGACACACAACTCCAACAGCACCGACAGCATCATGGTCAACACCTGCAACGTCCACCTGCGACTGAGACAGACGCCCGCACACACACTGTTCAGCAGCAGTG CTGCTGCTCTCTCAGCTCTGTCTCCCTGCACTCCTCCGTCTCTCCCTCCGTTCTTCACTCGCACGTATCGCTCGGCTCCCGTCGACCTGCAGCTGTTCCTGGAGCGCTGTGTGAGCCTGCTGGGATACGGAGCGCAGGACGTGCAGGCGCTGACGGAGATCACGCGCGCCGTGGAGGAGGGGGCGGAGTTTGGCGTTGACAGACAGGACCTCTGCGAGCGCTTCATACACCTGGACCAGCCTGAAGATGGGCGGAGCAGAACACTCCTGCAGTACATACAG gacctGGTGGACGGGGAGCAGCTGGTGGAGGCGGGCGCTCTCTCACAGAGGCTGGTGTGTGCGGAGGCTGCGTCTCATTGGCTGTTACACACCAGGTGTGAGAGTGTGCAGATTCAGCAGGCATCCCCAACGAGAAGCCCCGCCCCCGACTCCGCCCATGACACGCCCCCACCTACTGAGGGACAGCCTGTGGAATCAGAACTACAGGAGACAGTCACTGAGGATCCCGTCTCCATGGACACAGCTGTCAATCAGACTGTTGCCATGGAACCTGTTTCCACAGACACCGCTGAAAATCGGTCCGTTTCCATGGAGCTTGATGCTGAGGAGGTGGTTGCTATGGAGGAGGTGGTCCATAAAGATGACGGAGGCTCAGAACAGCATATATCAGATGACAAAGGGGTGGGGCTTAACACAAGCCCCGCCCCCTCCCCGATGAAAG ACGGAGCTGAAGGAGCTGCTGATCTGGACACACA cGGGTCGCTGCGGTTCGTCAGCCGGCCGTGGCGTGTGGTGGACGGCTCGCTCAACCGGCCCGTGTGTAAAGGCATGCTGGAGTCTCTGCTGCTGCACATCATGTCCAGCCCGGCGCTGCTGGAGGCTCAGCTGCTGCAGCACTACAGTCAGGTGCTCCAGCCGGTGGTGGTGCTGGAGCTGCTGCAG gtcCTGGTGGATGTGGGCTGCGTGAAGAAGCGCTACACCATCCAGCAGCACAAACCGTCGCTCTTCTCCAAGCCCAGAGCGccgcaggtcaaaggtcaggccGAGGTCAGTCTGAGGGACGCTGGGACGGTGTTTTACGAGCCGACGGTGGACTGTGTGCTCAGACTGGCGCGGGTCTTTCCTCACGAGCTCAACTGGAACAGATGGGTGCAGCTGTGTCTGCGCTCGTGA
- the LOC113100639 gene encoding cytochrome P450 3A30-like, with product MSYGLFFSAETWALLILFVTLLFIYGSWPHGVFKKLGIPGPKPLPFFGTMLEYRKGFHNFDMECFKKNGRVWGIYDARQPVLCIMDLSIIKTILVKECYSLFTNRRNFRLNGPLYDAVSIVEDDDWRRIRSVLSPSFTSGRLKEMFGIMKTHSHTLVDNLGKTATRGEAVEIKEFFGAYSMDVVTSTAFSVDIDSLNNPKDPFVTNIKKMLKFDFLNPLFLFTALFPFIIPVLDKMDYAFFPTSVTDYFYAALKKIKSERVAKDHKKKRVDFLQLMVDSQTEGKTEHGSSEEHPEKGLSDHEILSQSMIFIFAGYETSSSTLSFFFYNLATNPEAMKKLQKEIDQTFPNKAPVDYEGVMNMEYLDAALNESLRLFPVAGRLERVCKKTVDINGLLIPKDMVVMIPTYVLHRDPDYWSDPESFKPERFTKDNKESIDPYMYMPFGLGPRNCIGMRFAQVTMKLAIVEILQRFDVSVCDQTQVPLELGISGFLSPKEPIKLKFKPRKVSLSEDICNNNTS from the exons ATGAGCTACGGTCTGTTCTTCTCTGCTGAAACATGGGCTCTGCTCATACTGTTTGTGACACTTCTGTTCAT ATATGGATCCTGGCCTCATGGTGTCTTCAAGAAGTTGGGGATCCCGGGGCCCAAACCTCTGCCGTTCTTCGGAACCATGCTGGAATATAGAAAG GGGTTTCACAACTTCGATATGGAGTGTTTCAAGAAGAACGGACGAGTCTGGGG TATTTACGATGCGAGGCAGCCTGTTCTGTGCATCATGGACCTATCCATCATCAAAACCATCCTGGTTAAAGAATGCTACTCTCTCTTCACCAACAGAAGG AACTTCCGTCTGAACGGGCCGCTGTACGACGCCGTGTCCATCGTAGAAGACGACGACTGGAGGAGGATCCGCAGCGTCCTCTCGCCCTCCTTCACCAGCGGGAGGTTAAAGGAG ATGTTCGGTATCATGaagactcactctcacactctggTTGATAATCTGGGGAAAACAGCAACGCGAGGAGAAGCGGTGGAAATTAAAGA GTTCTTCGGGGCGTACAGTATGGATGTGGTGACCAGCACAGCGTTCAGCGTCGACATCGACTCCCTCAACAACCCTAAAGACCCATTTGTGACCAACATCAAGAAAATGCTGAAGTTTGACTTTCTGAACCCTCTGTTCCTGTTCACAG CTTTATTTCCTTTCATCATCCCTGTCCTGGACAAAATGGATTATGCCTTTTTCCCAACATCTGTGACCGATTACTTCTACGCTGCCTTAAAGAAGATCAAGTCCGAAAGAGTGGCCAAGGACCACAAGAAG AAGCGAGTGGACTTCCTGCAGCTGATGGTCGACTCTCAGACAGAAGGGAAAACTGAGCATGGAAGCAGCGAGGAACACCCAGAGAAAG GTCTGAGTGACCACGAGATCCTCTCACAGTCCATGATCTTCATCTTCGCCGGGTACGAGACCAGCAGCAGCACTCTGTCCTTCTTCTTCTACAATCTGGCAACCAACCCAGAGGCCATGAAGAAACTGCAGAAGGAGATCGACCAGACCTTCCCTAATAAG GCTCCGGTGGACTATGAAGGCGTCATGAACATGGAGTATCTGGATGCGGCTCTGAATGAGTCTCTGCGCCTGTTCCCCGTCGCTGGTCGACTTGAGCGGGTCTGTAAGAAAACGGTGGACATCAACGGCCTCCTTATCCCTAAAGACATGGTGGTGATGATCCCCACATATGTCCTCCACAGAGACCCAGATTATTGGAGCGACCCAGAGAGCTTCAAACCCGAGAG GTTCACTAAAGACAACAAGGAGTCGATCGACCCCTACATGTACATGCCCTTCGGTCTGGGGCCCAGGAACTGCATCGGGATGAGGTTTGCTCAGGTGACCATGAAGCTGGCCATCGTGGAGATCCTGCAGAGGTTCGACGTCTCTGTGTGTGACCAGACTCAG GTTCCTCTGGAGCTTGGCATCAGCGGTTTCCTTTCTCCCAAAGAGCCCATTAAACTCAAGTTCAAGCCTCGGAAGGTTTCCCTCTCAGAAGATATTTGTAACAACAACACATCGTAG